GCCTCGCATCGCGTGGCCTGTCAGCAACACCGGATGCGGCAGCCCTGCTGGCCGAGCGCGTGGAAGGCAATCTGCTGGCGGCTGCGCAGGAGATCGACAAGCTCGTGGTGCTCCATGGCCAGGGCAAGATCGACGCGCAAGAGATGGAAAATCTCGTGGCGGACAGTGCCCGCTACGACGCATTCAAGCTCACCGACGCCGCGTTCGCGGGTGACGGTGGGCGTGCCTTGCGCATCCTTGCCGGGCTGCATGCCGAAGGCGAGGAACTGATCGGCCTGATGGGCTGGCTGGTGAACCAGTTGCAGCTGGCACTGCGTCTTGCCAATGCCCGTGACTTTGCCGCGCAGGCACGTGCGGAGCGACTGTGGCCCGCGCGCGAGCAGTTGTTCCGCAAAGCGCTGCGCCGGGCGCCGCGCGAGCACTGGCTGCAATGCCTGGCGCGTGCCGCGCGTATCGATCGCATGGCGAAGGGGCGCGAGCAGGGCGATGCGTGGCTGGAAGCCGAGCGCCTGATCGCGGCCATTGCCGAACCACGGGCGGCCGGCGCGCTGGCATGAAGCCGCTGGCGCTTTTCGGCGGCACCTTCGACCCGGTGCATCTGGGGCATCTCAGCGTGGCCTGGGAGGCCTCTGAACTGCTCGACGCCGAAGTACGCCTGATGCCTGCCAACGTGCCGCCGCACCGCAACGCGCCGGCCGCGTCGCCCGCGCAGCGCGTGGCCATGCTCACGGCCGCTTTGCAGGGACAGGATCGCCTGACCCTGGATACGCGCGAGCTGCGCCGCGAAGGGCCGTCTTACACCATCGACACTTTGCGCGAATTGCGCGCCGAGCTGGGCGAACGCCCGCTGGTGCTGCTGCTTGGCGCGGATGCCTTCGCGGGCCTGCCGAGCTGGCAGAGCTGGCGCGAACTGTTCGAGCACGCGCATATCGGCGTGCTCAGCCGGCCGGGTATCGATGCGGCATGGTCGGTGGATCTGGCGCTGGAGATTCTGCCGCGTCGCGTGACCGATGCAGCGTTGCTGCACGAGCTGCCGGCCGGAAAGATGATCGAGTTGGCGGTGACGCCACTGGAAATTTCCGCCACCCGCATCCGCGAACTGTTGGCAGAAGGGCGCGATCCGCGTTATCTGCTGCCGTGCGGTTTGTTCGACGACCCGGCTGTGCTCGACCCCTACCGCAACGCAACTTTGTAGGAGCGCACCCTGTGCGCGACCGCAGCGTCATGTGGTGGACGCGTTGGTTGGTCGCGCACAGGGTGCGCTCCTACAGCTGCTGCCTTGCTGGAAATCTCCGCCACGCGTATCCGCGAACTGCTGGCGGAGGGGCGTGATCCGCGTTACCTGCTGCCCTGCGGATTGTTCGACGCCCCGGCTGTGCTCGACCCCTACCGCAACGCAACCTTGTAGGAGCGCACCCTGTGCGCGACCGCAGCGTCATGTGGCGGACGCGTTGGTTGGTCGCGCACAGGGTGCGCTCCTACAGCTGCTGCCTTCTGCCGTGACACACCACTACGACGTACGCGGCACAAACCTCAGCGCCACCGAATTCATGCAATAGCGTAATCCCGTCGGTGCCGGACCATCGTCGAACACGTGGCCCAGGTGGCTATCGCAACCGGCG
The nucleotide sequence above comes from Dyella telluris. Encoded proteins:
- the holA gene encoding DNA polymerase III subunit delta, coding for MPLNAAQWQKSLTADGLQPVYLLAGEELLVLEAADALRAQARRLGYAEREVLDVGNHFDWDDLARSAAGMSLFATRRLLDLRLPTGRPGTEGAKAINEFCANPPPDVTLLITATEWSNKHEGAWTKNLDAAGALVVFSAPRPNEWASWIGTRLASRGLSATPDAAALLAERVEGNLLAAAQEIDKLVVLHGQGKIDAQEMENLVADSARYDAFKLTDAAFAGDGGRALRILAGLHAEGEELIGLMGWLVNQLQLALRLANARDFAAQARAERLWPAREQLFRKALRRAPREHWLQCLARAARIDRMAKGREQGDAWLEAERLIAAIAEPRAAGALA
- the nadD gene encoding nicotinate-nucleotide adenylyltransferase; protein product: MKPLALFGGTFDPVHLGHLSVAWEASELLDAEVRLMPANVPPHRNAPAASPAQRVAMLTAALQGQDRLTLDTRELRREGPSYTIDTLRELRAELGERPLVLLLGADAFAGLPSWQSWRELFEHAHIGVLSRPGIDAAWSVDLALEILPRRVTDAALLHELPAGKMIELAVTPLEISATRIRELLAEGRDPRYLLPCGLFDDPAVLDPYRNATL